From one Streptomyces sp. CA-210063 genomic stretch:
- a CDS encoding ArsR/SmtB family transcription factor, whose protein sequence is MVVEELSEADADRIFHALADATRRDIIARVIRAEESVSALAQHYPMSFAAVQKHVAVLERASLVTKRRRGREQIVHADMAALGRAARLLDAYEELWRHRAAGIEQILAEDREGEGKAER, encoded by the coding sequence ATGGTTGTAGAAGAGCTGAGTGAGGCGGATGCCGACCGTATCTTCCATGCCCTGGCGGACGCGACCCGCCGCGACATCATCGCCCGGGTGATCCGCGCGGAGGAGTCCGTGTCGGCGCTCGCGCAGCACTACCCCATGAGCTTCGCTGCGGTGCAGAAGCATGTGGCGGTTCTCGAACGTGCTTCGCTCGTCACCAAGAGAAGGCGCGGAAGGGAGCAGATCGTGCATGCCGACATGGCGGCGCTCGGCCGGGCGGCCCGTCTCCTCGACGCGTACGAGGAGCTCTGGCGGCATCGCGCGGCAGGCATCGAACAGATCCTGGCCGAAGACCGAGAAGGTGAAGGGAAGGCAGAACGATGA
- a CDS encoding SRPBCC family protein, translating to MTVISSHKDTEALTLTFVAEFDAAPERVWQVWEDPRQLERWWGPPTWPATFEQHEFLVGGRSRYFMTGPEGEKARGWWTITAIEAPHRLEFDDGFAGDDGEPVTTIEPTHAVVTIEALGTRSRMTTVTTFVSTEQLEKMSAMGMEEGMRLAMGQIDALLADAPR from the coding sequence ATGACTGTGATCAGTTCGCACAAGGACACCGAGGCGTTGACGCTGACGTTCGTCGCCGAGTTCGACGCCGCCCCCGAGCGCGTATGGCAGGTATGGGAGGACCCGCGCCAGCTGGAGCGCTGGTGGGGACCGCCCACATGGCCGGCCACCTTCGAGCAGCACGAGTTCCTGGTGGGAGGCAGGTCCCGTTACTTCATGACCGGCCCGGAGGGCGAGAAGGCGCGCGGATGGTGGACGATCACCGCGATCGAAGCGCCGCACCGGCTGGAGTTCGACGACGGTTTCGCCGGTGATGACGGCGAGCCCGTCACCACCATCGAGCCCACCCATGCCGTCGTGACGATCGAGGCGCTCGGAACCCGCTCGCGCATGACGACGGTCACGACGTTCGTCAGCACCGAGCAGCTCGAAAAGATGTCGGCCATGGGCATGGAAGAGGGCATGCGCCTGGCCATGGGCCAGATCGACGCGCTGCTCGCCGACGCCCCACGCTGA
- a CDS encoding GntR family transcriptional regulator, translating to MSANKWVSTSMPYLTRREKGQGDAWGADAAAQGRRGTQRILYAGEVPAPAEVARLFGLAEGETVVVRRRLILLDDEPNELTDTYYPVDIARGTRLAGTAKIPGGAVTLLAELGHVGALVREDVTADLPDDEERETLRTAPGEPVLRLTRVTLDHDDRPLQVDRMVMPALRQRLRYEIAIDNGVG from the coding sequence GTGAGCGCGAACAAGTGGGTCAGCACCTCGATGCCGTATCTGACCCGGCGGGAGAAGGGGCAGGGCGACGCCTGGGGCGCCGACGCGGCGGCCCAGGGGCGCCGGGGCACCCAGCGGATTCTCTACGCCGGTGAGGTGCCGGCACCCGCCGAGGTGGCGCGGCTGTTCGGGCTGGCCGAGGGCGAGACCGTCGTCGTACGCCGCCGCCTGATCCTCCTCGACGACGAGCCGAACGAACTGACCGACACCTACTACCCCGTCGACATCGCCCGCGGCACCCGCCTCGCCGGAACCGCCAAAATCCCCGGCGGAGCCGTCACGTTGCTCGCCGAACTGGGCCACGTCGGCGCCCTCGTCCGCGAGGACGTGACGGCCGACCTCCCGGACGACGAGGAGCGGGAGACCCTGAGGACCGCACCGGGAGAGCCGGTCCTCCGGCTGACCAGGGTCACCCTGGACCACGACGACCGCCCCCTCCAGGTCGACCGCATGGTCATGCCGGCGCTACGGCAGCGACTGCGCTACGAGATCGCGATCGACAACGGAGTCGGATGA